Below is a window of Leptospira saintgironsiae DNA.
CCAGGGTAAAAACACATCTTTCTTTGGTCCGAAATGAAGAGTTAAAAGAAACTAGATTACAGATCATCCAAAGATTGGGGCTCGCTGCAGAATATAAAGACAACGAAACGGGTTTACATGTGATCAGAATGAGCCATTATTCCCAAACTCTTGCAAAAGCATTAGGTCATTCGGAAGAAACTGCAGAAAAAATCCTACATGCTTCTCCCATGCACGATATTGGCAAAATCGGGATCCCAGATAGTATATTACAAAAACCTGGTAAACTTGACCCGGAAGAATGGGAAATCATGAAAACTCATTCTAAGATCGGAGCGGAGATTATTGGAGATCATGATTCTTCTCTATTACAAATGGCCAAAAGTATCGCTTTGAACCACCATGAGAAATGGGACGGGAGTGGTTATCCGAATGGGATCATGGGAGATGCCATTCCAATTGAAGCAAGGATCGTAACGATTGCTGACGTATTTGATGCACTCACTACGGAAAGACCGTACAAAAAAGCATGGAGTATCGAAGACGCAGTCAATCATATCCGAAAAGGCGCCGGATCTCATTTCGATCCTGGGCTTGTTCCGGTATTTTTGAATTTGATGCCTGAACTTTTAGAGATCAGGGAACGCTGGGCGGAAACCTAAAGTTTATAACACACCTTTAG
It encodes the following:
- a CDS encoding response regulator, which encodes MSHLLDFRPKILVVDDEAANLQVLKQILQEDYRLFFAKDGLKALELAISEKPNLILLDVMMPGMTGHETCKKLRNEPSTSRIPVIFVTAMAEEEDEADGFEAGAVDYITKPVSPAIVKARVKTHLSLVRNEELKETRLQIIQRLGLAAEYKDNETGLHVIRMSHYSQTLAKALGHSEETAEKILHASPMHDIGKIGIPDSILQKPGKLDPEEWEIMKTHSKIGAEIIGDHDSSLLQMAKSIALNHHEKWDGSGYPNGIMGDAIPIEARIVTIADVFDALTTERPYKKAWSIEDAVNHIRKGAGSHFDPGLVPVFLNLMPELLEIRERWAET